The genomic stretch AGCAAAATGGCGGGATTCTTCTCCGCATCGTTTGCCATGTGGGCTCACCTCGATTTCTTAGGATGTCTTCATGAAGATCTCATCGTCAGCCGTCACTTGACGACCTGCCGTCACCGAACGGTACACGTTCCATACAAAGATGATCTGACCGAGGAACATCAAGGTTCCGCCGACAGCTCGCGAGATCAGGAAGATGTGCAGCGACTCCATCAACTCGACAAACGATGCGCCCATCTGCTTGCCGTCCATCCACTCAAAGCCCTGAATGATGCCAGCTGTCCACATCGCAAATCCAAAGATGATAAACCCGAGCACCGACAGCCAATAGTGCCAATTCATCATGGCCCGCGAGTAGATGTGGCGATAGGTGACGCGGGGCAGGATGTAGTAAAAGGCGGCAAACTGAATCAGCGAGAAGCCACCGAACAAGGGCATGTGCGCATGGCCGATCGTCCAGTAGGTAAAGTGCAGAATCGCGTGCGGACCCATCAGCGCTTGAAACGGCCCTTGAATGCAGGCCAGCCCGTAAAACAGGGCGCCTGTCATCAGCAATTTCAAAGGTACATTGTGTGAAACTTTGTACCAGACGCCCTTCATCGTCCCGATCACGTTGGCGAGCACCGACCAAACGGGGATCAACAGCAACAGCGAGGGGATGATGCCCGCTTTCATCAGCCACATGGGAATCGGCCCGTTGATCAGATGATGCGGCCCGTTCCAGACATAAAACGCAGCGATCGTCCAGAAGCCGATCAAGGACAATTTGTGCGAGTAGATCGGGCGCTGGGTCAGTTTCGGCAACAGGTAGTACAAGGTGCCGACGCCGACAACAGTGACCCACAACCCGATGATGTTGTGCATGTAAAAATAGTAATAGGACATCTGGGCGGTGCCGGAGCCGACCCAACCCGCTGGGATGTTGCCAACGATGTAGACGATGGCGAGGAACATCACAGACGCAATCCAATACCAGATCGAAACGTACAGCATGCGCTCCTTACGGCGCACGACGGTCTGAAAGAGATTCCAGAACATACATGCGACACAGATGACGACACCGATGTCAAAGAGCAGCGGCATTTCCCCATACTCGACACCTGTCTGGTAACCTGCGAGGATCGAGCCTGCTCCAAACAAGTAGTTCAGGTTCCAGTAGGTTGCTGTGAACAGGCCGAGTTTTTCACTGTAGAGCTGCGTTTTGCAGAGCACCGGAACACCGTACAGCATGATGCCAAAAAAGGCGGTGGTCTGCCAGCCGATCACGGCGGTGTTGACGTGTGTTGGGCGCATACGGCCATACTGGAGGAATTCTTGAAGAAAGCGGGAGCCGGTCAGAAAGTCTGGATTGACCGATTTGATCGCGACAATCAAGCCCATCACCATGCTGGCCAGCAAGTAAAACAGAGCGCTGTAGAAGAAAAATTTCACCGTTGCGCTGCCTTTGGGAGTGGGGGTAGAAGCGGTAAGGGTGGCGCTTTGTGCCATGGTTGAATCTCCTTTCACTTGCAGGTATGCCGCATACTGGGTTCCTTTAAAATGTTCCCTATGCCGGAAGGAGTATGCATGACTGGCATGAGGTGCTGAGGCTGGGCATAGTGTAGTACGGAGTTGAGTAGCGACAACCAAAGGGGGAGAATCAGATGATCTACGCGTCGCGGTCTTTGCGGCTCGTCAGCCCCTATATGCGCGGCCCGGATGTGCTGTTTTTGCAGGAGCGGCTCGTGGAACTCGGGCTGACGTATGACGCGCCCGACGGCGTATATGGACCGATGACGCTCGATGCGGTGCGCCGCTTTCAGGAGTTGCAAAACTTGCATCAGGATGGAGTGGTCGGACCTGAGACGTGGTCGGCGCTCGGTGGCAGTGAGTCGGGCGTTCCGTTGAAAGTAGCATCGATAGGGGAGTATCGCATACAGATTGACACGGAGCGCTTCGTGCTTTACTTATACAAATCGGCCCACCTGATCAAAACGTACTCGGTCGCCGTCGGCACGATCACCACGCCGACTCCGCTTGGCGATTGGAAGATCACGCAAAAGGTGCTCAATCCCGGCGGGCCGTTTGGCACGCGCTGGATGCGACTGTCCATCCCATTTGGGGGCTATGGCATCCATGGCACGGACAATCCTTATTCGATCGGCAAAGCGGTGTCTCACGGCTGTGTGCGAATGTATAACAAAGATGTGGAGGAGTTGTACGAGATGGTGCCGCTCGGCACGCTGGTCAAGATCACGGGCAAAGTCGAGACCTCCCGCATCCTGCGCATCGGCGTACCGTATGGCAACGATGTGATCGAAGTGCAGCGCATGTTGCAGGCGCTGGGTTACTACAAAGGGGATCTCGACGGGCTGTACGGCCCGAACACAGCTGCGGCGATCCGTTCGTTCCAAGCGGACAAAGACCTCGTCGTCGATGGGATCGTCGGTCCCAACACGCTGGAAAGCTTGTTACAGAACTTTGATGAAGCGCTTGGCGTGCGCAATCCGTGACGAGTGGCAAACGAATAAGAAAAATGCACCTGACAACGAAGGTCAGGTGCATTTTTACGATTCCTTTGCGGTACGGGTCGGAGCGGCTTCCATCAGGGCTTCCTGCCCCAGCGTTTTCAAAAAAGCTTTTACCGCCGGAGTCCAAAACTGCGTGTCACACCCTTCGACGAGGATGCTGGCCGCTTTTTCGATCGGCATGGCACTGCGGTAAGCCCGGTTGCTCGTCATCGCATCGAACGCGTCAGCTACGGCCGTCAGCTTGGCGAATAGCGGAATTTCCGCCCCGACCAGCCCGTGCGGATAACCGCGTCCATCGGGGCGTTCGTGATGGGAGAGCACAATCTCCAACATCTTCTCGCGTTCTTCCGCGTTAAGGTCATCGAGTGTCGCTCCACGCAGGAGTTCTTCGCCGATCACCGGATGCTGTTTCATCACGTCATATTCTTCGGCTGTCAGTTTCCCCGGTTTGATCAACACGGAGTCTGGGATGCCGATTTTGCCGATGTCGTGCAGGAGTCCGCCCAGGCGGATGATGCCGAGGTCTTTCTCCGACAATCCGAGTTCACGGCCGATCTGCACAGCATAAGTTGCTACGCGCTCCGAGTGTCCGGCCGTGTACGGGTCACGCTTCTCCAAAGCTGAGGCGAAGGCGAGCAGCACCTGCTGGTTGGCTTGCGTGATCTGCAGGTTGAGCGCCTCAACTTCGAGGATTTTGGCTTGCACCCGCTGTGTCTGCAAAATGCCGACGGTGCGCCAGTAATAGAGCCCAAGCAAAGCACACATGATCGTTCCGTTCATCAAGAGGCTTTGCATGGTGTCGATCTCAAGCGTTTCGATATAAGCGGAAGAGACAAAATAAAGGCTCAAGTACAACGAGTCGATCAGATTGAATTTTAACAATTTCCGTTTCCAGCCGCCGACGCGCAATGAAACGCGAAACAGCCAGGACGAGATCGCGACGGTGACTAACTGGGTGATGCAAAGCGTCAGAAACATCGCGGGAAAGATCCCCAGCGGATTGTACAAGGAAAACACATCTTCGGTCAGCAGATGTGACACTTCATAGATCGTCACCGCCTGAATGACGAACAAGAGTAAATTTTGCGGTTTGTACGGCAGGCCGTTTTTCAGCATTTCTACCGTGTACAAAATCAACAAGATGGCGACGGAAAACAGCAACACTGGCCATCCGCCGACCAGAGAAGCGGCAATCCAACAGATGGTATGCCCGTCCTCGCGAAAATTGCCGCGATCGCCAACCGGTACATAGTAATACATGTTGTAGGCAGCATACGTAAGAATGGCAAATAATAAATAATCAAGCAACACTTGCAAGACCCCCCAATCGCTTGCATAAAGCCCATTTCGATAACAGTGTAAAATATCCTGCAAACAAAAACGGCCTTCTGATAAGATTACGAAATTAATCATCAGCAGGCCGTTAATTTCGGGGTGTCAATATAAGAAAGGAGTGCCATTCAGTACGCGTCGCACCATGATTTCATTTTTTTCTTCAATCTCGGCCCGGCGTGGGATCGCCTCGAAACTGCCTGGTGGATCGAGAAAAAACTCGGGCAGGGCGGTTGACGCTTCCAACTGCCAACGTTCCAGCCAAGCTTTAGGCAGGCGCTCCGGCAATTCATTGCCGTTCAGTTCGGCCCAGAGCATCGTCCATGCCCGCGGTACGACGCGCCAGATGTCATAACCGCCTCCGCCGACGGCGACAAGGCGTCCGTCGCACATTTCCTCGGCTAGTAGGCGCGTGATTTTCGGCATCTCGCGGTAGATGTGTGTGCTCGCAGACAGATGGGTCAGCGGGTCATACGTGTGCGCGTCACAACCGTTCTGATGGAAGATGATGTCAGGGGCGAATTTTTGAATCGTCGGGATGATCACCGAGCGCACCGCATTCATCCACGAGTCGTCCTCTGTAAACGCTTCCAACGGTACGTTGACCGCATAGCCGTAGCCGCGTCCTTCCCCGCGCTCGATAATCTCTCCCGTGCCTGGGTAGAGGTATTTCCCCGTCTCGTGCAGCGAGATGGTCAGCACGTCCGGGTCTTCATAGAAGATCCACTGGACGCCATCTCCGTGATGCGCATCGGTGTCTATGTAAGCGACGCGGGCTCCATACTTTTCACGCACGTGGGCGATGGCGACGGCGATGTCGTTGTAGACGCAGAAGCCGGATGCCTCCGCCCGCCGTGCGTGATGGAGTCCGCCTGCCATGTTCAGGGCGTATCGGTACTGCCCGGACATAACGAGATCGGCGGCGAGCAGGGTACCGCCTGCGATCAGCGACGTGGCCTCATGCATTCCGGCGAAGATCGGCGTATCTTCCGTGCCAAGGCCCCACGTGGCAAAATCGTCCGGGTTGGCTTGAGGTTGCGAAGCGGCCTGCACCGCATCGAGATAGCGCGTATCGTGGACGCGAGCCAGTTCTTCTTGCGTCGCCATGCGAGGTGTGATGATCTGATCGGCATCTAGGAAGCCGATCGTCTTGATCAGATCGAGCGTCATCTCCAAACGCTTCGGGTTGAAGGGATGTTCCTCTGCAAATTTGTATTTGGTAAACGCGTCGCTGTAGATAAACGCGCTTTTTCCATTCGCAACCATGGCTACACCTCGCCGTCTGTCATCATGCTCGGGTGTCCGACAACACGATAACCGGCCGCTTCGATGTCTTGGATGAAGCGGCGCGGGTCCATCGTGCGGATGCGGAAGACGATCGTCCTGTAGCCTTCTTTCGCACTGGGAAAGACCATCACAGCGGAGGTGTTGATCCGGCGGGCGCGCAGCAGATCGGAGATGTTGGCGAGCATCCCCGTTTTGTCGGGCACTTCCACTTCGATGCGGGAGGTCGGAGCGTTGACTCCCATCATCTCCACCAAGTTGCGCAGAATGTCGCGCTCGGTGACGATGCCAGTCAATTTGCCCTGCGAAACGACGGGCAGACAGCCGACGGAGTGCTTGTAAATTTGCGCGGCCGCATCTTCCACAAAATCGAGCGGATGGGCGGTGATCACGTCTTTGATCATCAACTGTTCGACCCGGATATCGTGCAAGATCTGGTCGCTTTCCGCTTGTTCCAGCGTGGAAGGCGCGGCGGCGCGCAGATCGCGGTCGGAGATCAAGCCGACCAGTAAGCCATCTTGGACCACCGGCAGATGGCGAAGACGGTGGTGGTGTGAAAGGTCGAGCGCTTCCTGCAGTGTGTTGTCTGGCGAAAGTGTCACCACTTCGCGTGTCATGATCTGTTCGACGAGCATAGCTGCATCCCCCTCGTTTAGTAGAAGAAGCGGTTCCGAAAGCGAACCTCGTTAAATTTTTCGATCGAATCGAGATCGACCCGCGACCCGATCCGAGCCATCAGCATGTTGGCAGGATGTGAGGTGATCTCCGGGTCGTCGGTGGCGAACATCTCCATGCCGACAGAGCCCATTATCTTTTTCATCACTTCTTTATACGCCCAGACCGAAAGCCCTGTGCTCTCCAAGTCCCAGTGCCAGTAATACTCGGTCGAAATCACCAGATAATCGTTCATCGCGTCATCGCGAAAAGAGATGTCGAGCAGCGTTTTGGCGACGCTGCCGCTGCGGTAAGGTGCAGCCACTTCAATCGCGCCCAACTCGATCAAATTATCCATCTGCGCCTCCGCCCAGCGCTCCATCGGATCGGGATATAGGTAGGTGACATACCCTACGATCGTCCGATCATGCCGGGCGATGATGATTCGCCCTTCCGGCAGTCCGGCGATCTCCACCAGCGCCTGCTTTTGTTTATCGGGGATGCGAAAGGCGGTCAGTCCTTCGTGAAACTCGTAGGCGGACAGCAGTTCGGGAGCCACAGGACCTTCGATGATCAGGTCGCCGCCTGCTGTGGACAGTTCGGTTACAAAATAGGATTTGGGATGTTCCATGGACGGATTCACCTCCATTGATGTTTACATTATACAAAGAAACAGGGAGCTTCAGTTCTGATAATTTTTTGTCGAAACGAACATAGAATCTACTAGAAAGAGGAAAACTATTCGTTGTGGCACTTAGTTAAGCTGTGCTACAATGTGGAGTGGGTAGAATTTAGAATATTTCGGATACTAAGGAGGCACCGGAGTATGTCTGACGCGCAAACCAATGAGCTGATTGAAGTGTTGGCGAAAGAATACAATTTGCAGGATTATGAGGAAGCGTACGCGTCGTTCGATTGGCAAGAGGTGGAGAAGGAATTTAGCTGGTATACGACCGGGAAAGTCAACGCTGCCTATGAAGCGATTGACCGCCATGTCGAGAATGGTCGCGGCGATGACATCGCCTTGTATTACAGCGATCCTGTCCGTGATGAGCGTTATACATTTGCAGACTTGAAAGCGTTGTCGAACAAATTTGGCAACGTGTTGAAAAAATATGGTGTGAACAAAGGGGATCGCGTCTTTATATTCATGCCGCGCTCGCCAGAACTGTATGCGGCACTGCTTGGTGCTGTGAAGATCGGGGCAATTGTTGGCCCGCTGTTTGAAGCGTTCATGGAAGCGGCGGTCAAAGACCGTCTCGAAGATGCGGAAGCGGTGGCGATCATCACCACGCCGAAGTTGAAAGATCGCGTGCGCGTGCAGGAACTGCCCGCTTTGAAGCACGTGTTTTTGGTCGGTGCGGAAGGGGAGCAAGCCGATCATGAGATCGATTTTCACCAAGAGATGCAGGAAGCTTCCGATCAGTTGGAGATCGAGTGGATGGACCGCGAGGATGGACTCGTCCTGCACTATACGTCAGGTTCGACTGGGAAGCCCAAAGGTGTGCTGCATGTACATAATGCGATGATTCAGCATTTCCAGACCGCAAAATGGGTGCTCGATCTGAGACGTGGTGACGTGTATTGGTGTACCGCCGACCCTGGCTGGGTCACAGGTACCGCATATGGCATCTGGGGACCGTGGCTGCACGGCGTGACCAATGTGATTCGCGGTGGGCGCTTTTCGCCTGACGACTGGTACGGTACGCTCCAGCGCTATCAGGTCTCGGTCTGGTACTCGGCTCCGACCGCGTTTCGCATGTTGATGGGCGCGGGCGATGAGTTGGTGAAAAAATATGACCTGTCTGCTGTCCGCCATATCCTCTCTGTCGGCGAGCCGCTGAATGCGGAAGTGGTGCGCTGGGGCTTAAAAGTATACGGCAAACGGATTCATGACAACTGGTGGATGACGGAGACGGGCGGCCAGATGATCTCCAACTACCCGTCTCTGCCGATGAAACCAGGTTCGATGGGCAAACCGTTCCCAGGCATCTATGCGGCGATCGTCGATGATTCAGGGAACGAGCTGCCAGCCAACACGATGGGCAACTTGGCGATTCGAGCGCCGTGGCCGTCGATGATGCGTCGAATTTGGAACAACCCGGCGAAATATGAAGAGTATTTCCGCTTGCAGCCGTGGTATATCTCCGGCGATTCGGCTTATCGGGATGAGGACGGTTACTTTTGGTTCCAAGGCCGCATCGACGATGTGATCAACACATCAGGTGAGCGCGTCGGGCCGTTTGAAGTCGAATCGAAGCTGGTGGAGCACCCGGCGATCGCCGAAGCGGGCGTGATCGGGAAGCCCGATCCGCTGCGCGGTGAGATCATCAAAGCGTTTATCGCACTGCGCGAAGGCTATGAGCCGTCTGAGCAGTTGATCGAAGAGATCCGCGATTTTGTGAAAAAAGGATTGGCTGCACATGCTGCTCCTCGCGAAATCGAATTCCGTGATAAACTTCCGAAGACTCGCTCCGGCAAGATCATGCGCCGTGTGCTGAAAGCGTGGGAACTGGGCTTGCCTACGGGCGACCTGTCCACCTTAGAAGATTGAGCCAACGAATGAAAAGCATCTCTGCGATCGTGCAGAGATGCTTTTTTCGCTCAGGCATGGCCGTTGCAAGTGAAAAATATTGTAAGAAGAGTGAAACCAAGTGTGCTGTTCACACGTACTACTATGCAAATGCTGTGATCCACACTCTTAGGAGGTAGAAATAGATGGCCCTTTTTAAACGACTGCGTGATTTGACTTTGGCTAACATCAACTCGCTGTTAGACAAAGCGGAAGATCCGGTAAAGATGCTCGATCAATATCTGCGTGACATGGAAGAAGACATTCAAGATGCAGAATCTGCGGTGGCGAAGCAGATCGCTTTAGAGAAGAAACTTCAGCAACAATATCAAGAAGCGAAAGAACTGGCCGAGAAGCGTGAAGCACAAGCTTTGCAAGCGTTGGAAGCGGGCAACGAAGACTTGGCGCGCCGTGCGCTGATCGACAAAAAAGCGATGTCAGAAAAAGCGGCCGACTTCAAAGTGCAATACGATGGTGCCAAGTTGACGGCCGACAATCTGCGCGGCAAACTCGGCGAGATGAAAGATCAACTGGGCGAGATGAAGAACAAGCGCGACACATTGAAAGCGCGCGCCGAAGCGGCCAAAGCGCAAAAGCAGATCAACCAGACCCTTTCTGGCCTTGGCAGCAACAATGCAGCGAGCGGCTTCTCGCGGATGGAAGACAGAGTCCTCCAACTGGAAGCGGAAGCCGAAGCGTCGACTGAGATGTCGGGCAGCAAATCGCTCGATCGCGAATTTGCGGAGTTGGAGAAAAAGAATACGTCCGACATCGACGCTGAGCTGGAAGCACTCAAAGCAAAACTGAAAAAATAACATATGCACGCAAAAAGCTCTGTCAGGCTGACAGAGCTTTTTGCGTGCATAGATGCTGTTTTTTGAAAGCCCAATTCTGTGAGGAAGAGCTGGGCTTTTCCTAAGTTACAGATCGGGGAGTTCGGCGCTTTCGGGATGGGCGAGCGTGTCGCTAAAGGCTGGATTTTCATCAACATAGCGATTGTTGGTGTGCTGACCAGGTTCCCAAGGGCTGGATTTTCCTAACGGTTGGTCGTTGTAAACGGTAGCCCCATATGGACCTTCCGGAAATTCCTCTGGCACCAACGTGTTCTGGATCGATTGCACATACTCCAACTCTTTGTTGCTGCGGAACCAATTGCGTATGCCTTTCTTTTCCATCATCTGCACCTCCAATTTCGTAATGTAGCATTTCCATGTTTGAACCACTTCATCCAAGGTTCATACTGGCTGGTATTGGAAGGTTGAAAAAGGAGGTGCGACCTGTGCTTGACATAGTCGAAGCTTCACCAAAGCGCGCCGTCAGCGCCGATCTTCAGCAAAATATTGCGATTTTGAACCAAGAGCTCGGCGTGAAAAAAAGTTTCGATATGCTCTGCCGCGAGTTGGAGTACGGCGGAAAGAAATTTGCTTTGTATTTTGTGGACGGTTTTGCCAAAGACGACATCATGAATCGGATCATGGAACATCTGGCCTTGCTCGACAAAGAAATGCTGACCAGCGACACGATCAAAAAACTGCTGGAAACACAGGTCGGTTATCTCGAAGTTGAAATTGTAGAAGACCTCGAAGCGGTCAAAACGGCCGTCCTGTCAGGTCCGCTCGTCTTTCTGATCGATGGAGAAACCAAAGCGATCTCGATCGATGCTCGAACCTATCCGGCCCGCGGCCCGGCCGAACCCGATCTGGAGCGTGTCGTGCGCGGCTCCCGCGATGGTTTTGTCGAGACGATGATCTTCAATACCTCCTTGACTCGCCGCCGCGTTCGTGACCCTGGTCTGCGCATGGAATATGTTCAGGTCGGCAAGCGTTCGAAAACGGATATCGTCGTCTCCTATATCGAAGATGTTGCCAATCCTGATCTCGTCACGCTGATCAAAAACAAACTGCAAGAGATCAAGATTGACGGTCTGCCGATGGCCGAAAAAACGGTCGAAGAGCTGATGTTCGGGAAGAATTGGAACCCATACCCGATGGTGCGCTATACGGAGCGTCCAGACGTGGCGGCGGTGCACCTTTTGGAAGGCCACGTGCTGATCTATGTGGACACTTCTCCTAGTGTCATGATCACCCCGACCACTTTTTTCCACCATGTACAACATGCCGAGGAGTTCCGTCAAAAGCCGATCAGCGGCGTCTATGTGCGCTGGCTGCGCTTTCTGGCCATCCTCTGTTCGATCCTGCTGACCCCGCTGTGGATGGCGTTGGTGATGAACAAATCGTTTATGCCGAGTTTCTTTATGTTTACGATTCCTGAGAAGAGCCTAGCGATCACGATCTTTTGGCAGATGATGTTTGCCGAAATTGGTCTCGCCCTGTTGCGCATGGCTGCCATCCACACGCCCAATCCGCTCGGCTCTGCACTCGGGCTGGTCGCCGCATTGATGGTCGGTCAGGTGGCGATTGAGATCGGATTTTTCACAAGAGAAGTGATCCTGTTCACCTCGATTGCGGCGATTGGCACGTTTGCCACTCCGAGTTACGAACTGTCGCTCGCCAACCAGCTGGTTCGCCTCGGGCTGCTCGTGCTCACCGGGATCTTCGGCTTCTACGGGTTTCTGGTGGGCGTGGTGCTCTGGCTGGTTCTGCTCGTGCGAACTAAGTCTTTAGACACGCCTTATTTTTGGCCGCTCCTGCCCTTTAATTGGAACGCGCTCGTGCATGTGCTGTTTCGCTCTCCGGTCGAATGGAACAGCAAACGTCCGAAAATATTACATCCGCAGGATGACACTCGCAAATAAATGGAGGGAAACGGATGAACGATCGTGTGATCGAACAGTACGAACAATTTATCAATCCCGGTCTGGCTCGTCTGCTGCGCGTGATGGGTCTTGCCCATGTGGAAGATGAGGCGCACGGCTCTCGCGTGCGCACTACGGACGGCACCACCTATATTGACTGTGTCGGTGGGTATGGTACATTTTCCTTTGGGCATCGTAACCAAAGAATTCTTGAAGCGGTGACCGCACAACTTCATCGCATGCCGCTTGCGAGCAAAGTGCTGCTCTCAAAACCGATGGCCGATCTGGCTGAAAAGTTAGCGAAGATCACGCCGGGTGATCTGCAGTACAGCTTCTTTTGCAACTCAGGGGCCGAGGCTGTCGAAGCGGCGCTGAAATTGGCACGCCTCGCAACGGGGCGTACCAAAATAGTCGCGGCGCTGGGCGGATTTCATGGCAAGACGTTCGGTGCATTGTCCGCTTCGGGCAACGAGATGTACCGTGACCCGTTTCAGCCGCTCCTCGATGGTTTTTTACACGTGCCGTTTGGCGATGCTGACCTGCTTGGGCAACTGGTCGACCAAGAGACGGCCGCGGTGATCCTGGAGCCGGTGCAAGGGGAAGCGGGCGTCGTGCTTCCTCCGCCAGGCTATCTCCAGCAGGTGCGGGACGTCTGCGACGCGACAGGTGCCCTTTTGATCGCAGATGAAGTGCAGACCGGCTTGGGGCGCACTGGGAAACGGTTTGCCGTGCAGCATGAAGGGGTCGTCCCCGACATCCTGTGTTTAGCCAAAGCGCTGGGCGGAGGGGTGATGCCGATCGGGGCGGTAGTCGCAAGGCCACATCTCTATGCGAAGTACGAATCGGCGCCGCTTTTGCATACCTCCACATTTGGTGGCAATCCGCTTGCTTGTGCGGCGGCGAATGCGGCGATCGATGTGCTCGTGTCCGACAGATTGGAAGAACAGGCGGCTTGGAAAGGCGAGTTCCTCTTGACCAAGCTACGCAGTTTGCAAGAGCGCTATCCGGGCACGATTCAAGAGGTGCGCGGCATCGGCCTTTTGATCG from Tumebacillus algifaecis encodes the following:
- a CDS encoding acetoin utilization protein AcuC, which translates into the protein MVANGKSAFIYSDAFTKYKFAEEHPFNPKRLEMTLDLIKTIGFLDADQIITPRMATQEELARVHDTRYLDAVQAASQPQANPDDFATWGLGTEDTPIFAGMHEATSLIAGGTLLAADLVMSGQYRYALNMAGGLHHARRAEASGFCVYNDIAVAIAHVREKYGARVAYIDTDAHHGDGVQWIFYEDPDVLTISLHETGKYLYPGTGEIIERGEGRGYGYAVNVPLEAFTEDDSWMNAVRSVIIPTIQKFAPDIIFHQNGCDAHTYDPLTHLSASTHIYREMPKITRLLAEEMCDGRLVAVGGGGYDIWRVVPRAWTMLWAELNGNELPERLPKAWLERWQLEASTALPEFFLDPPGSFEAIPRRAEIEEKNEIMVRRVLNGTPFLY
- the acsA gene encoding acetate--CoA ligase; this translates as MSDAQTNELIEVLAKEYNLQDYEEAYASFDWQEVEKEFSWYTTGKVNAAYEAIDRHVENGRGDDIALYYSDPVRDERYTFADLKALSNKFGNVLKKYGVNKGDRVFIFMPRSPELYAALLGAVKIGAIVGPLFEAFMEAAVKDRLEDAEAVAIITTPKLKDRVRVQELPALKHVFLVGAEGEQADHEIDFHQEMQEASDQLEIEWMDREDGLVLHYTSGSTGKPKGVLHVHNAMIQHFQTAKWVLDLRRGDVYWCTADPGWVTGTAYGIWGPWLHGVTNVIRGGRFSPDDWYGTLQRYQVSVWYSAPTAFRMLMGAGDELVKKYDLSAVRHILSVGEPLNAEVVRWGLKVYGKRIHDNWWMTETGGQMISNYPSLPMKPGSMGKPFPGIYAAIVDDSGNELPANTMGNLAIRAPWPSMMRRIWNNPAKYEEYFRLQPWYISGDSAYRDEDGYFWFQGRIDDVINTSGERVGPFEVESKLVEHPAIAEAGVIGKPDPLRGEIIKAFIALREGYEPSEQLIEEIRDFVKKGLAAHAAPREIEFRDKLPKTRSGKIMRRVLKAWELGLPTGDLSTLED
- a CDS encoding CBS and ACT domain-containing protein, whose product is MLVEQIMTREVVTLSPDNTLQEALDLSHHHRLRHLPVVQDGLLVGLISDRDLRAAAPSTLEQAESDQILHDIRVEQLMIKDVITAHPLDFVEDAAAQIYKHSVGCLPVVSQGKLTGIVTERDILRNLVEMMGVNAPTSRIEVEVPDKTGMLANISDLLRARRINTSAVMVFPSAKEGYRTIVFRIRTMDPRRFIQDIEAAGYRVVGHPSMMTDGEV
- a CDS encoding spore germination protein — encoded protein: MLDIVEASPKRAVSADLQQNIAILNQELGVKKSFDMLCRELEYGGKKFALYFVDGFAKDDIMNRIMEHLALLDKEMLTSDTIKKLLETQVGYLEVEIVEDLEAVKTAVLSGPLVFLIDGETKAISIDARTYPARGPAEPDLERVVRGSRDGFVETMIFNTSLTRRRVRDPGLRMEYVQVGKRSKTDIVVSYIEDVANPDLVTLIKNKLQEIKIDGLPMAEKTVEELMFGKNWNPYPMVRYTERPDVAAVHLLEGHVLIYVDTSPSVMITPTTFFHHVQHAEEFRQKPISGVYVRWLRFLAILCSILLTPLWMALVMNKSFMPSFFMFTIPEKSLAITIFWQMMFAEIGLALLRMAAIHTPNPLGSALGLVAALMVGQVAIEIGFFTREVILFTSIAAIGTFATPSYELSLANQLVRLGLLVLTGIFGFYGFLVGVVLWLVLLVRTKSLDTPYFWPLLPFNWNALVHVLFRSPVEWNSKRPKILHPQDDTRK
- a CDS encoding GNAT family N-acetyltransferase yields the protein MEHPKSYFVTELSTAGGDLIIEGPVAPELLSAYEFHEGLTAFRIPDKQKQALVEIAGLPEGRIIIARHDRTIVGYVTYLYPDPMERWAEAQMDNLIELGAIEVAAPYRSGSVAKTLLDISFRDDAMNDYLVISTEYYWHWDLESTGLSVWAYKEVMKKIMGSVGMEMFATDDPEITSHPANMLMARIGSRVDLDSIEKFNEVRFRNRFFY
- a CDS encoding L,D-transpeptidase family protein, with the translated sequence MIYASRSLRLVSPYMRGPDVLFLQERLVELGLTYDAPDGVYGPMTLDAVRRFQELQNLHQDGVVGPETWSALGGSESGVPLKVASIGEYRIQIDTERFVLYLYKSAHLIKTYSVAVGTITTPTPLGDWKITQKVLNPGGPFGTRWMRLSIPFGGYGIHGTDNPYSIGKAVSHGCVRMYNKDVEELYEMVPLGTLVKITGKVETSRILRIGVPYGNDVIEVQRMLQALGYYKGDLDGLYGPNTAAAIRSFQADKDLVVDGIVGPNTLESLLQNFDEALGVRNP
- a CDS encoding HD-GYP domain-containing protein — protein: MLLDYLLFAILTYAAYNMYYYVPVGDRGNFREDGHTICWIAASLVGGWPVLLFSVAILLILYTVEMLKNGLPYKPQNLLLFVIQAVTIYEVSHLLTEDVFSLYNPLGIFPAMFLTLCITQLVTVAISSWLFRVSLRVGGWKRKLLKFNLIDSLYLSLYFVSSAYIETLEIDTMQSLLMNGTIMCALLGLYYWRTVGILQTQRVQAKILEVEALNLQITQANQQVLLAFASALEKRDPYTAGHSERVATYAVQIGRELGLSEKDLGIIRLGGLLHDIGKIGIPDSVLIKPGKLTAEEYDVMKQHPVIGEELLRGATLDDLNAEEREKMLEIVLSHHERPDGRGYPHGLVGAEIPLFAKLTAVADAFDAMTSNRAYRSAMPIEKAASILVEGCDTQFWTPAVKAFLKTLGQEALMEAAPTRTAKES
- a CDS encoding cbb3-type cytochrome c oxidase subunit I translates to MAQSATLTASTPTPKGSATVKFFFYSALFYLLASMVMGLIVAIKSVNPDFLTGSRFLQEFLQYGRMRPTHVNTAVIGWQTTAFFGIMLYGVPVLCKTQLYSEKLGLFTATYWNLNYLFGAGSILAGYQTGVEYGEMPLLFDIGVVICVACMFWNLFQTVVRRKERMLYVSIWYWIASVMFLAIVYIVGNIPAGWVGSGTAQMSYYYFYMHNIIGLWVTVVGVGTLYYLLPKLTQRPIYSHKLSLIGFWTIAAFYVWNGPHHLINGPIPMWLMKAGIIPSLLLLIPVWSVLANVIGTMKGVWYKVSHNVPLKLLMTGALFYGLACIQGPFQALMGPHAILHFTYWTIGHAHMPLFGGFSLIQFAAFYYILPRVTYRHIYSRAMMNWHYWLSVLGFIIFGFAMWTAGIIQGFEWMDGKQMGASFVELMESLHIFLISRAVGGTLMFLGQIIFVWNVYRSVTAGRQVTADDEIFMKTS
- a CDS encoding PspA/IM30 family protein, producing MALFKRLRDLTLANINSLLDKAEDPVKMLDQYLRDMEEDIQDAESAVAKQIALEKKLQQQYQEAKELAEKREAQALQALEAGNEDLARRALIDKKAMSEKAADFKVQYDGAKLTADNLRGKLGEMKDQLGEMKNKRDTLKARAEAAKAQKQINQTLSGLGSNNAASGFSRMEDRVLQLEAEAEASTEMSGSKSLDREFAELEKKNTSDIDAELEALKAKLKK